The proteins below come from a single Corynebacterium glyciniphilum AJ 3170 genomic window:
- a CDS encoding M3 family metallopeptidase produces MTGHNTQQNPLLAPSELDHELPDFAAISVEDLVPTFRTGVVDHSAEIAAIVANPEEPTWENTMDALEASGQLLDRVLAIIFNYSGTDASDDIVAAEETVAPELAAHISSVNLNPGLFARVSSLPPQPEGSENEALLTYWLRRFRRGGAALDDAGRTELSSIDARLAELSTRFGRNLVAATEAGAVLFTEEGDLAGLSDSHKSRLAEDAAAAGQDGWLVRLGLPSVQPVVEELDDPAARARVHEASLRRGSGGDADNTEVLLEIVRLRARRAELLGYANHAEFIAEEETAGSLVEVDDLLGKLTPAAVANAAGEYKKAVDKAGSDDSAGAASGVAGSDWPYWAAKLRAEDLDVDEAELKKYFPLERVLRDGAFFAARRLYGITVERRRDLDGYHPDVQVWEVREAEDDPVRPGVPIGLLLTDMYARPSKRGGAWMSSFVEQNNLLGQMPVIVNVLNIAKPAEGEQALLTPDEVATVFHEFGHALHGLLSDVRYPSLSGTNVPRDFVEFPSQINENWALEPEILANYARHVDTGEQLPRRMVDAVRAQAAWGQGFATSEYLAACWLDLAWHRLSAREAAAVTDVAAFEKDALESAGFGADVLPALSPRYSSTYFNHIFAGGYSADYWSYLWAEVLDADGFQGFVDTDAARGDEGGGRPGAVVEIDPDDVRFAGDRFRRMILSRGATIDYDDAFWMFRGKQRSVAPLLHRRGLAGSMDVDGLGR; encoded by the coding sequence ATGACCGGTCACAATACTCAGCAGAACCCGCTGCTCGCCCCCTCTGAACTCGACCATGAACTTCCTGACTTCGCCGCGATCTCTGTCGAAGATCTTGTCCCGACCTTCCGGACCGGGGTTGTCGATCACAGCGCAGAGATAGCGGCCATCGTCGCCAACCCGGAGGAGCCCACCTGGGAGAATACGATGGATGCACTCGAGGCCAGCGGACAGTTACTGGATCGCGTCCTCGCCATTATCTTCAACTACTCGGGAACGGACGCCAGTGACGACATTGTTGCCGCCGAAGAGACTGTCGCCCCCGAGCTCGCCGCGCACATCAGCAGTGTCAATCTCAACCCCGGCCTGTTCGCTAGGGTGAGCTCGCTCCCTCCGCAGCCGGAGGGCAGTGAGAACGAGGCACTGCTGACCTACTGGTTGCGACGGTTCCGGCGCGGTGGAGCGGCACTTGATGACGCCGGGCGGACCGAGCTGAGTTCCATCGACGCACGGCTGGCGGAGCTTTCGACCCGGTTCGGCCGTAACCTCGTCGCGGCCACCGAAGCTGGCGCCGTCCTGTTCACTGAGGAAGGCGACCTTGCCGGGCTGAGTGACTCGCACAAGTCCCGCCTGGCGGAGGATGCGGCGGCGGCAGGACAGGACGGCTGGCTCGTCCGGCTGGGGTTGCCGAGCGTGCAACCGGTGGTCGAGGAGCTCGATGATCCCGCTGCCCGTGCGCGCGTCCACGAAGCATCCCTGCGCCGTGGATCCGGGGGTGATGCGGACAACACCGAGGTCCTGCTCGAGATTGTCCGGTTGCGGGCTCGCCGTGCCGAACTGCTGGGATACGCAAACCACGCGGAGTTCATTGCGGAAGAGGAGACCGCCGGTTCGCTCGTCGAGGTCGATGACCTGCTGGGGAAGCTGACTCCGGCCGCCGTTGCGAACGCTGCGGGGGAGTACAAGAAGGCGGTGGACAAGGCAGGTTCGGATGATTCAGCTGGCGCCGCGAGTGGTGTGGCCGGATCAGACTGGCCGTACTGGGCCGCCAAACTCCGGGCCGAGGACCTCGATGTCGATGAAGCGGAGTTGAAGAAGTACTTCCCCCTGGAGCGCGTGCTGCGCGACGGTGCGTTCTTTGCCGCTCGCCGCCTGTACGGCATCACGGTCGAGCGACGTCGTGACCTCGACGGTTATCATCCCGACGTGCAGGTCTGGGAAGTCCGGGAGGCTGAGGACGACCCGGTGCGCCCTGGCGTGCCGATCGGTCTTCTCCTCACCGACATGTACGCACGACCGAGCAAGCGGGGTGGCGCGTGGATGAGCAGCTTCGTCGAACAGAACAACCTGTTGGGGCAGATGCCCGTGATAGTGAATGTCCTTAATATCGCGAAACCCGCGGAGGGTGAACAGGCGCTGCTCACCCCGGACGAAGTGGCCACCGTCTTCCACGAGTTCGGGCATGCGCTTCACGGGCTGCTCTCTGACGTTCGGTACCCGAGCCTGTCCGGCACCAACGTGCCGCGGGACTTCGTCGAGTTTCCCAGCCAGATCAACGAGAACTGGGCTCTGGAACCGGAGATCCTCGCCAACTATGCCCGGCACGTGGACACCGGTGAGCAGTTGCCCCGGCGGATGGTGGACGCGGTGCGGGCACAGGCCGCCTGGGGTCAGGGGTTTGCCACGTCCGAGTACCTGGCGGCCTGTTGGCTGGATCTGGCGTGGCACCGTCTCAGTGCCCGGGAGGCCGCGGCAGTCACCGATGTCGCGGCATTCGAGAAGGATGCCCTGGAGTCTGCAGGATTCGGGGCAGACGTACTGCCGGCGCTGTCACCCCGGTATTCCTCGACCTATTTCAACCATATTTTCGCTGGAGGATATTCTGCGGACTACTGGAGCTACCTCTGGGCGGAGGTTCTCGACGCTGACGGTTTCCAGGGGTTTGTCGACACCGACGCCGCGCGCGGTGATGAAGGGGGCGGCCGTCCCGGAGCCGTCGTTGAGATTGATCCGGACGACGTCCGTTTCGCTGGTGACCGGTTTCGACGGATGATCCTGTCCCGAGGTGCGACCATCGATTACGATGATGCTTTCTGGATGTTCCGGGGGAAGCAGCGCAGCGTGGCACCGCTGTTGCACCGTCGGGGATTGGCGGGGTCGATGGACGTCGATGGACTAGGCCGGTAG
- a CDS encoding AMP-dependent synthetase/ligase has translation MQEYSSEALYTIGENETCLTVLRENTLKRPQTILYSRPRKFEWVDVRADEFLREVYDVAKGLVANGVEPGDRVALMSDTRYEWSLLDFAIMAAGAVSVPIYPSSSTSQCEWIVEDSGAKFGIAEKSGHATRLRTFVKDGESVEGTAHLNRVLSFSEGAVDTLIAEGKDVSDDVVEERIANTKSSDLASLVYTSGTTGRPKGCRLLHSNWLGEARAILTHPIGGIAVEGNRTLTFLPLAHVLSRAVSLAATLGGATQSHWADMSTLVPEFQRSQPQLILGVPRVFEKVHAGVKTKATEGGGLGAKIFPLAEKTAVEYSKALDTASGPTVGQKIKRTVFDKLVYGKVKAAMGGELQYCISGGSALNPELMHFFRGIGVRIYEGYGMTETTAAIAVNFEPDNIIGTVGKPVGGNTIRIADDGEILMKGTVVFDGYWKNETATKESFTEDGFVISGDLGELLPTGHLKITGRKKEIIVTAGGKNVSPGPLEDILRSAPLISQAMVVGDNEKFIGTLITLDEEALVGWRKRNGINADTPVKELARNPVLRTEIQDAINEANDTVSHSEGIKKFRICARDFTEDDGEVTPSMKVKRHAVSKNFADDIAWIYTSK, from the coding sequence ATGCAGGAGTACTCCTCGGAGGCGCTGTACACCATCGGCGAGAACGAGACCTGTCTGACCGTGCTCAGGGAGAACACTCTGAAGCGTCCGCAGACGATCCTGTACAGCCGCCCCCGGAAGTTCGAGTGGGTCGACGTGCGTGCGGACGAGTTTCTCCGGGAGGTTTACGACGTTGCCAAGGGCCTGGTCGCCAACGGCGTCGAACCCGGTGACCGCGTCGCACTGATGTCGGACACGCGCTACGAGTGGTCGCTGCTGGACTTTGCGATCATGGCTGCGGGCGCGGTCTCTGTGCCGATCTATCCGTCATCGTCGACCTCGCAGTGTGAATGGATCGTCGAGGATTCGGGTGCGAAGTTCGGCATCGCCGAGAAGTCCGGCCATGCGACCCGATTAAGGACGTTCGTCAAGGACGGCGAGTCTGTTGAGGGAACCGCCCACCTCAACCGCGTTCTGTCCTTCAGTGAGGGTGCCGTCGATACCCTGATCGCCGAGGGGAAGGACGTTTCTGATGATGTCGTCGAAGAGCGCATCGCGAACACGAAATCCTCTGACCTGGCGTCCCTGGTGTACACCTCCGGGACGACCGGGCGGCCGAAGGGCTGCAGGCTGCTGCACTCCAACTGGCTGGGGGAGGCCCGGGCTATCCTGACCCACCCGATCGGTGGGATCGCAGTGGAGGGCAACCGGACCCTGACGTTCCTGCCGTTGGCGCATGTGCTTTCCCGAGCTGTGTCGTTGGCGGCGACACTCGGCGGCGCCACACAGTCTCACTGGGCGGACATGTCGACTCTCGTCCCGGAATTCCAGCGCTCACAGCCCCAGCTGATTCTGGGGGTGCCGCGGGTCTTCGAGAAGGTTCACGCCGGTGTCAAGACCAAAGCCACCGAAGGTGGCGGCCTCGGCGCCAAGATCTTCCCCCTGGCTGAGAAGACCGCTGTGGAGTACTCCAAGGCCCTCGACACGGCGTCGGGTCCCACCGTGGGGCAGAAGATCAAGCGTACGGTCTTCGACAAGCTGGTCTACGGCAAGGTCAAGGCTGCGATGGGTGGGGAACTGCAGTACTGCATCTCCGGCGGCTCTGCGCTCAATCCGGAGTTGATGCACTTCTTCCGGGGGATCGGGGTGCGTATCTACGAGGGCTACGGGATGACCGAGACCACGGCGGCGATCGCCGTGAACTTCGAGCCGGACAACATCATCGGCACGGTGGGGAAACCGGTCGGTGGCAACACCATCCGGATCGCCGATGACGGTGAGATCCTCATGAAGGGCACCGTCGTCTTTGACGGGTACTGGAAGAATGAGACGGCGACCAAGGAGTCGTTCACGGAGGACGGTTTCGTGATCTCCGGTGACCTGGGTGAACTCCTGCCCACCGGACACCTGAAGATCACCGGACGAAAGAAGGAGATCATCGTCACCGCCGGCGGCAAGAACGTGTCTCCCGGCCCGCTGGAGGACATCCTGCGCTCAGCGCCGCTGATCTCCCAGGCTATGGTTGTCGGCGACAACGAGAAGTTCATCGGCACGCTGATCACTCTCGATGAGGAAGCCCTCGTCGGGTGGCGCAAGCGGAACGGCATCAACGCCGACACTCCGGTCAAGGAGCTGGCCAGGAACCCTGTTCTGCGCACGGAGATCCAGGATGCGATCAACGAGGCCAATGACACGGTCTCTCACTCGGAGGGCATCAAGAAGTTCCGGATCTGTGCCCGCGACTTCACCGAGGATGACGGCGAAGTGACCCCGTCGATGAAGGTGAAGCGGCACGCCGTGTCGAAGAACTTCGCCGACGACATCGCCTGGATCTACACCTCGAAGTAG
- a CDS encoding CsbD family protein, with protein MSGFDDIKNKAEDAAGQAKEAAGDAAGNDDLKNEGKADQVKSDAKQKFEDVKDKATDKANEVIGKFKDN; from the coding sequence ATGTCAGGGTTCGACGACATCAAGAACAAGGCAGAGGACGCCGCCGGTCAGGCGAAGGAAGCCGCCGGTGACGCCGCAGGCAATGACGATCTGAAGAACGAAGGCAAGGCCGACCAGGTCAAGTCGGACGCGAAGCAGAAGTTCGAGGACGTCAAGGACAAGGCCACCGACAAGGCGAACGAAGTCATCGGAAAGTTCAAGGACAACTGA
- a CDS encoding MalY/PatB family protein, which translates to MALTFPDLNTLRARRTMKWTAYEPDVLPLWVAETDFDTCPPVATAIRDAVDREYFGYPELGAGSRHLAEALASFSAARHGWTIDPANVTVVPDVVKGIVVAVDNLTAPGSSIVIPLPAYPPFQKVPAATRRPATYVPMGSGADGGAVFDLDALERAFTSTDNPNGVGSMILCNPFNPLGRAFTAAELRDVTDLAAKHNVRVISDEIHAPLVYSGNHVPTATVSETAAAITITVTATSKGWNTAGLKCAQIISTNTEDSREIGRLSNLVTGEASTIGLAAATAAYTDGREWLAEEVDYLSGNWSYLAERLPEVLPGIRLPKEEATFLAWLDVSEVDRLRGQDGSVTAPAARLRTLARVGLNEGTDFGPTGTGHVRLNFGTSRDILDEALDRIAETDLRSGDACEV; encoded by the coding sequence ATGGCTCTCACCTTTCCCGACCTCAATACCTTGCGCGCCCGCCGCACCATGAAATGGACGGCCTATGAGCCCGATGTGCTGCCACTATGGGTGGCTGAGACCGACTTCGACACCTGCCCTCCGGTAGCGACCGCCATTCGCGACGCGGTCGATCGTGAGTACTTCGGTTATCCCGAGCTGGGCGCAGGTTCGCGTCATCTCGCCGAGGCCCTGGCGTCTTTCTCTGCGGCACGGCACGGTTGGACGATCGACCCGGCGAATGTGACGGTTGTACCGGACGTTGTCAAGGGGATCGTCGTGGCCGTCGACAATCTCACCGCTCCCGGGTCGTCGATCGTTATCCCCCTTCCCGCCTATCCCCCGTTCCAGAAGGTGCCCGCCGCGACACGGCGTCCGGCGACATATGTCCCTATGGGGTCCGGTGCAGACGGCGGAGCCGTGTTTGACCTCGATGCATTGGAGCGTGCGTTCACCTCGACGGACAATCCGAACGGGGTAGGCAGCATGATCCTGTGCAACCCCTTCAACCCGCTCGGGCGTGCCTTCACTGCCGCCGAGTTGCGCGACGTCACAGACCTGGCCGCGAAACACAATGTGCGGGTGATCTCCGACGAAATCCACGCGCCCCTGGTGTACTCGGGCAACCACGTCCCCACGGCCACAGTGTCGGAGACCGCTGCCGCGATCACGATCACTGTCACCGCCACCTCGAAGGGATGGAATACCGCCGGGTTGAAGTGCGCCCAGATCATCAGCACCAACACAGAGGATTCCCGCGAGATCGGACGGCTGTCGAATCTCGTCACCGGTGAGGCCTCCACGATCGGGCTAGCCGCAGCCACCGCCGCTTACACCGACGGACGCGAGTGGTTGGCGGAAGAGGTCGACTACCTCTCCGGCAACTGGAGTTATCTTGCCGAACGCCTGCCCGAGGTTCTCCCCGGGATCAGGCTTCCGAAGGAGGAGGCGACGTTCCTGGCCTGGCTGGATGTATCCGAGGTCGACCGTCTGCGTGGGCAGGACGGGTCAGTCACCGCCCCCGCCGCGCGGTTGCGCACCCTCGCCAGGGTCGGCCTGAATGAAGGTACGGACTTCGGTCCGACAGGCACCGGCCACGTTCGGCTGAACTTCGGTACATCCCGCGACATCCTGGACGAGGCCCTTGACCGCATCGCCGAGACCGACCTGCGGAGCGGAGACGCGTGCGAAGTCTGA
- a CDS encoding TetR/AcrR family transcriptional regulator translates to MSAPVELSTTTAPHNTPQDDATAKPAPKRRARNRRADGERSRQRILDAATSIATERGYDGTSIAEICRECGLPASSLYWHFEDKDDLMSQVIGKSFDAWNAAWNIPEDEDILQHLPQIAEQLLDALENHPEFIRLCLPLALQKRSDDPGPRRMYLEMRADVIRRLSDIGATHFGYVPEARRTAIVTYMVSGVEGLFVDHEMNPASDLREQLDLHAMGVIAIILQEASQHPS, encoded by the coding sequence ATGTCAGCCCCGGTAGAACTCAGCACGACCACTGCTCCTCACAACACCCCCCAGGACGACGCGACGGCCAAGCCCGCCCCGAAGCGCCGTGCCCGGAATCGGCGCGCCGACGGCGAGCGGTCCCGCCAACGCATCCTGGACGCCGCCACCAGCATCGCCACCGAGCGAGGGTACGACGGGACCAGTATCGCGGAGATCTGCCGGGAATGCGGATTACCGGCCAGCTCCCTCTACTGGCACTTCGAAGACAAGGACGACCTGATGTCCCAGGTCATCGGCAAAAGCTTCGATGCCTGGAACGCTGCCTGGAACATCCCTGAGGACGAGGACATCCTCCAGCACCTGCCGCAGATCGCCGAGCAGCTCCTCGATGCCCTGGAGAACCACCCGGAGTTCATCCGGTTGTGCCTGCCACTGGCGCTACAGAAGCGGAGCGATGACCCCGGACCCCGGCGCATGTACCTGGAGATGCGCGCCGATGTGATTCGTCGCCTCTCGGACATCGGTGCGACGCACTTCGGCTACGTGCCGGAGGCCCGCCGTACCGCCATCGTGACCTACATGGTGTCCGGTGTAGAGGGGCTCTTCGTTGACCACGAAATGAACCCCGCCTCCGACCTGCGTGAACAACTGGATCTGCACGCGATGGGTGTGATCGCCATCATCCTGCAGGAAGCCAGCCAGCACCCCTCCTGA
- the hemW gene encoding radical SAM family heme chaperone HemW produces the protein MTSIPDDRYGLYIHVPFCSTRCGYCDFNTYTPGESGSSSMSTYLNSLEAELDLAAADWDRTGPPSTVFLGGGTPSLLGADGLARVLAAVKRSLGLAPRAEVTTESNPESTSPEFFDTLLEAGYTRISLGMQSAAGHVLKVLDRTHTPGRATEAAREALAAGFEHVNLDLIYGTPTETDDDLRLTLDQVLSTGVDHVSAYSLIVEDGTAMARKVRKGLLPQPDEDVYADRYEMIDSALRAAGMQWYEVSNWSRPGGECRHNMVYWRSGQWWGAGPGAHGCVRLVTDPVSGRGVTPVSDTVSPTSAGAAESGVTRLVNAKLPRRYAEAIGRGASPVTTVEPLGTDDLHTERVMLGMRLREGLPDEVLAAAGRAVDHHVGLGLLERDNGRTRLTDRGRLLADGIITDILLAEEA, from the coding sequence ATGACCTCCATTCCTGATGACCGGTACGGCCTGTACATCCATGTGCCGTTCTGCAGTACCAGGTGCGGTTACTGTGACTTCAACACCTACACACCGGGTGAGTCAGGTTCTTCGTCGATGTCGACGTACCTGAACTCGCTGGAGGCCGAACTGGACCTCGCCGCGGCGGACTGGGACCGCACAGGTCCGCCGTCCACCGTCTTCCTCGGGGGAGGGACTCCGTCGCTGCTGGGGGCGGACGGCCTGGCGCGTGTTCTGGCCGCGGTAAAGCGAAGTCTCGGCCTGGCACCGAGGGCGGAGGTGACCACCGAGTCGAACCCTGAGTCGACCTCACCGGAGTTCTTCGACACTCTTCTTGAGGCCGGCTACACCCGGATTTCCCTGGGGATGCAGTCGGCAGCCGGTCACGTGCTGAAGGTCCTGGATCGCACACACACGCCGGGGCGGGCCACTGAGGCCGCCCGGGAAGCCCTCGCGGCAGGATTCGAGCATGTGAATCTGGATCTGATCTACGGCACCCCCACCGAGACCGACGATGACCTCCGGCTCACCCTGGACCAGGTCCTGTCCACAGGCGTGGATCACGTTTCCGCCTACTCCTTGATCGTCGAAGACGGTACCGCCATGGCACGGAAGGTGCGGAAGGGGCTGCTGCCCCAGCCAGACGAGGACGTCTACGCGGACCGCTACGAGATGATCGACTCGGCGCTTCGGGCTGCGGGAATGCAGTGGTACGAGGTGTCGAACTGGTCGCGACCCGGGGGCGAGTGTCGTCACAACATGGTCTACTGGCGTTCGGGGCAGTGGTGGGGCGCAGGCCCCGGGGCCCACGGGTGTGTGCGGCTGGTGACTGATCCGGTCAGTGGGCGGGGCGTGACTCCGGTTTCGGATACCGTCTCGCCGACCTCCGCTGGAGCAGCTGAGAGCGGTGTGACGCGTCTGGTCAACGCGAAGCTGCCCCGGCGTTACGCAGAAGCGATCGGTCGGGGAGCGAGTCCGGTCACGACCGTCGAACCGCTGGGAACCGACGACCTGCACACGGAGCGGGTCATGTTGGGGATGCGGCTTCGCGAAGGGTTGCCGGACGAGGTGCTCGCGGCGGCGGGACGCGCCGTGGACCATCATGTCGGGTTGGGGCTGCTGGAGCGGGACAACGGACGGACACGGTTGACCGACCGGGGGCGCCTGCTGGCTGACGGGATCATCACCGACATCCTGCTTGCCGAGGAGGCCTGA
- a CDS encoding ABC transporter ATP-binding protein: MRSLTRIVSSMKELWPYYTMVIVAALATVLLSLASPFLISHATDTIVSTVNGSTPMETATRTVIAVALGLLAAELAHTVIHNIGGWFGDVMGMRMRQILSNRYFAKLLSLPQSYFDRQITGTVISRLDRSIMGLTQFLQAFANNFFSMILTVIVVLGISAWYYWPLALLLVIIFPMYLWLTALTSRRWMRWEKTKNEHIDTAQGRFAEVVGQVKVVKSFVSELRELRLFQTHFAETVDVTKRQSRWWHMMDIFRMAGMNLVFFAIYLVLFLRTLNGSFTIGELVLLVQLVAMAKQPATMMSWMVDSAQRAAAGSREYFEAMDELEEPTTSPVLLTASREYGPSVVDEREVRDAVPSPPAIVQEDGRPGETPVFEFDDVTFGYDPGDPVIHHVSFAAGNNEKVALVGESGGGKSTLVNLLLGLYRPTGGTLKVCGHDIRELSAAQLRGMVGVVFQDASLFSGTIRENIAYGRPGATDEEILQVAERANADAFIRNFTAGYDTLIGERGLRLSGGQKQRIAVARAMLKDAPILVLDEATSALDTRAERAVQAGLEELMVGRTTLVIAHRLSTIATVDTIVTLDSGRVDEIGSPAELATSGGIYGELLRLTASSSEEDRARLRRFGFHSDGGSEGDDIDTGPEA; the protein is encoded by the coding sequence GTGCGAAGTCTGACCCGCATTGTCAGCTCCATGAAGGAGCTCTGGCCGTACTACACAATGGTCATCGTGGCGGCACTGGCGACAGTGCTGCTCTCACTGGCGTCACCGTTCCTGATCAGCCATGCCACCGACACGATCGTGTCGACGGTGAACGGTTCGACCCCGATGGAGACCGCGACCCGCACCGTCATCGCCGTCGCGCTCGGACTGCTTGCCGCCGAACTGGCCCACACGGTGATCCACAACATCGGCGGCTGGTTCGGCGACGTCATGGGCATGCGGATGCGGCAGATCCTGTCCAACCGGTACTTCGCCAAACTGTTGTCTCTGCCGCAGAGTTACTTCGACCGGCAGATCACGGGCACAGTCATCTCCCGGCTGGACCGGTCGATCATGGGGTTGACCCAGTTCCTCCAGGCGTTCGCCAACAACTTCTTTTCGATGATCCTCACTGTCATCGTGGTGCTGGGCATCTCCGCCTGGTATTACTGGCCGCTGGCCCTGTTGCTGGTGATCATCTTCCCGATGTACCTGTGGCTCACTGCGTTGACCAGTAGACGCTGGATGCGGTGGGAGAAAACCAAGAACGAGCACATCGACACCGCCCAGGGAAGGTTCGCCGAGGTTGTCGGTCAGGTCAAGGTCGTGAAGTCTTTCGTCTCCGAACTCCGCGAGCTGCGGCTGTTCCAGACGCACTTCGCCGAGACCGTCGATGTGACGAAACGTCAGTCGCGTTGGTGGCACATGATGGACATCTTCCGGATGGCCGGCATGAACCTGGTCTTCTTCGCGATCTACCTGGTCCTCTTTCTCCGTACGCTCAACGGGTCATTCACCATCGGCGAACTGGTCCTGCTGGTCCAGCTGGTGGCGATGGCGAAACAACCCGCGACGATGATGAGCTGGATGGTCGACTCCGCACAGCGGGCGGCTGCCGGCTCCCGGGAGTACTTCGAGGCCATGGACGAGCTTGAGGAACCGACGACTTCTCCGGTGCTGCTCACCGCCTCACGCGAGTACGGCCCGTCCGTCGTGGACGAGCGAGAGGTAAGGGACGCGGTTCCGTCCCCGCCGGCCATCGTCCAGGAGGACGGTCGCCCCGGGGAAACCCCGGTGTTCGAATTCGACGATGTGACCTTCGGCTACGACCCGGGCGATCCAGTCATCCACCACGTCAGTTTCGCCGCGGGAAACAACGAGAAAGTCGCCCTGGTCGGCGAGTCCGGTGGCGGAAAATCCACCCTTGTCAATCTGTTACTGGGGCTGTACCGCCCCACAGGGGGCACGTTGAAGGTCTGCGGCCACGACATCCGTGAGCTCTCCGCCGCTCAGTTGCGGGGCATGGTGGGCGTCGTATTCCAGGATGCCTCCCTGTTTTCCGGGACCATCCGCGAGAACATCGCCTACGGACGCCCTGGCGCCACCGATGAGGAGATCCTTCAGGTGGCTGAGCGTGCCAACGCTGATGCCTTCATCCGGAACTTCACCGCCGGCTACGACACCCTGATCGGGGAGCGTGGCCTGCGACTGTCCGGCGGGCAGAAGCAGCGTATCGCCGTGGCACGTGCCATGTTGAAGGACGCCCCGATCCTGGTGCTGGACGAAGCCACGTCCGCACTGGACACCCGTGCCGAGCGGGCGGTCCAGGCCGGACTGGAGGAACTCATGGTCGGGCGGACCACCCTGGTGATTGCTCACCGTCTCTCCACGATCGCGACGGTGGACACCATCGTGACCCTGGACTCAGGACGCGTCGACGAGATCGGTTCCCCCGCTGAACTGGCGACCAGTGGCGGCATCTACGGCGAACTCCTGCGCCTCACAGCCAGTTCCTCCGAGGAGGACCGTGCCCGGCTGCGCAGGTTCGGTTTCCACAGCGACGGAGGCTCTGAGGGGGACGACATCGACACCGGCCCCGAGGCATAG
- a CDS encoding carboxylesterase family protein, with protein MRTDPVTGAPLFRTPSGDVSGSWRRTRDGDTVAVFRAVPVAVPHAEGPTAFAPARPAPAWSGTVDCADTAERRGMRATHTATVTCPAEVTDHSHPVMVWVHGGRFETGHADEPWYDGAALAREGCVVVSLNYRKRFEGFLPLDSLDDNDVASTGGHRTPDFRGVGDLLLGLRWVRDGIADVGGDPGQVTLAGQSAGGALVAWLLTDQRAAGLFHRAVMMSPGAPRRGWTRRHLTTRLALRSRRRPTAERMGALSSEELTSAYRRFARLHAADCAVGVYPFSLAQMRPVPVIVGTMHDEFVRFPGVRQVDTVLRRTVGRLGLPRVVEAWLVAPAMTGLGVPLRHLAAWCRYVASTPPVRPLGRTVGDRTIRRWASAFAEALADAGAPVWAYEFRGGDHLAQHCAELPLLFDTLTAGRAEVEETCGPDAEHRLGGSDGVGAQFRSAIVAFVHGGRPDWDRFRGPTRLARIFDMSGAADSSPCTRQSEDPWRAVRTLLGPLYAGRP; from the coding sequence GTGAGAACTGATCCCGTCACCGGCGCCCCTCTGTTTCGCACGCCCTCCGGGGACGTTTCCGGATCATGGCGACGCACCCGCGACGGGGACACGGTCGCTGTCTTTCGTGCCGTGCCCGTCGCAGTACCCCATGCCGAGGGGCCCACGGCCTTCGCTCCAGCCCGCCCGGCGCCTGCCTGGTCAGGGACGGTGGATTGCGCGGACACGGCGGAACGGCGCGGCATGCGAGCCACTCACACCGCCACGGTGACGTGTCCGGCGGAGGTCACCGACCACAGTCATCCGGTCATGGTGTGGGTCCACGGCGGACGGTTCGAGACCGGCCACGCCGATGAACCGTGGTACGACGGCGCGGCACTCGCACGGGAGGGCTGTGTGGTGGTGTCACTGAACTACCGCAAACGTTTCGAGGGCTTCCTCCCGCTTGACAGTCTCGACGATAACGACGTCGCCAGCACTGGAGGTCACCGTACACCGGACTTTCGCGGTGTCGGGGATCTCCTCCTCGGCCTGCGCTGGGTCCGCGACGGCATCGCCGATGTCGGCGGAGACCCCGGCCAGGTCACGTTGGCCGGGCAGTCCGCTGGCGGAGCACTCGTCGCATGGCTGCTGACCGATCAGCGGGCGGCCGGCCTCTTCCACCGTGCCGTGATGATGTCGCCCGGCGCGCCACGCAGGGGGTGGACGCGCCGTCATCTCACGACCCGACTGGCACTGCGGTCACGTCGCCGCCCCACTGCTGAACGGATGGGAGCACTCTCCTCCGAGGAGCTCACGTCCGCATATCGACGTTTCGCCCGGCTGCATGCCGCGGACTGTGCTGTGGGGGTGTATCCGTTCTCGCTCGCCCAGATGCGGCCGGTGCCTGTCATTGTCGGCACGATGCACGATGAGTTCGTGCGCTTCCCCGGGGTCCGCCAGGTTGATACGGTACTGCGCCGGACGGTGGGCCGTCTCGGGCTCCCGCGGGTGGTCGAGGCCTGGCTCGTCGCCCCGGCGATGACGGGCCTTGGAGTTCCTCTGCGACACCTCGCGGCATGGTGTCGCTACGTTGCGTCCACGCCGCCGGTCCGACCGTTGGGCCGCACCGTCGGTGACCGTACTATCCGACGCTGGGCCTCCGCGTTCGCCGAGGCACTCGCCGATGCGGGAGCACCGGTCTGGGCCTATGAATTCCGGGGTGGCGACCACCTCGCCCAGCACTGCGCTGAGCTTCCGCTGCTCTTCGACACCCTGACGGCCGGACGGGCTGAGGTTGAGGAGACGTGTGGTCCCGATGCGGAGCACCGCCTTGGCGGCTCTGACGGCGTCGGCGCACAGTTCCGTTCCGCCATCGTCGCTTTCGTCCACGGAGGTCGACCGGACTGGGACCGCTTCCGGGGTCCGACGCGGCTCGCACGGATATTCGACATGTCCGGTGCGGCGGACTCCTCTCCGTGCACCCGTCAGTCCGAGGACCCGTGGCGGGCGGTCCGGACTCTGCTTGGACCGCTCTACGCCGGACGGCCGTAG